The Syngnathus typhle isolate RoL2023-S1 ecotype Sweden linkage group LG3, RoL_Styp_1.0, whole genome shotgun sequence genome window below encodes:
- the rgl3a gene encoding ral guanine nucleotide dissociation stimulator-like 1 isoform X1, whose translation MCRNNLRSVHLYRIEGRAFFLKEGSDGGGSCSLHTKVGRMKKLLGLRLSHSVDAHIDKEPGVRLRSFQLLDSAEHCEEHVQEWVDEEENGAIFGITLRREPVMPSPNMPMASDCPAYSYAHYHTVKLRRLKAGTLEHLVTHLLDLEHQEPDYLHVFLSTYRAFTSTNNLIGMLFLSDDANPICSQSALFPVIKLWLREYRADFHEPPQYQSLRLLCANLRRRVCFRRLAQTAERLLKSFQQQDPSQFASVDDKVLPCKEEDGDAFMNFPVTDVAEQLTRLDMELFVQVIPFHCLGCVWSQRDKKENRNLAPTVRATISQFNTVTNLVITSLLCPSSPSPSTSSPISSPSSSSFLFPLSAPGLAHPSHTSPCFRARILEWWINVAQACRQLKNFSSLWAILSALQSNAVYRLKKTWMAVSKECMATFKHLCETFPDENCVLANREFLTEAGSQEEVSASSGSPLLSSKQMKHKDGIVPYLGSYLTVLTMLDTALPDSVEGGLINFEKRRREFEILSQIRQLQASCSQYQIPANPRITNWLQAHALLLTDQESYELSRELEPPVDPCPTSPNVWSSRLLPKKLPSSQATSDGSQGKKTHADQMSVSSSSSSGSDMDDLVVPHLSPLRLIIKSLSSSMHNITEDYGTMSSSCSSSSSPMLSSSSCSSSHPDLSCSSLALRPDSSSSSVPPQSVLPVYNKQLADSCIIRVSMECVNNGNVYKSILLTSQDHTPQVIQRALDKHNLEDTFSCQDFILCQMLNNGNELHIPDNANVYYALCTSSNYDFVLHQRWKSHRKDWGSSSSPGIPRSERHTK comes from the exons GAACATGTGCAAGAATGGGTTGACGAAGAGGAGAACGGGGCAATATTTGGCATCACGCTACGGCGAGAGCCCGTCATGCCAAGTCCGAACATGCCCATGGCGTCGGACTGCCCGGCCTACAGTTATGCCCACTACCACACAGTAAAACTGCGCAGACTCAAAGCTGGCACCCTGGAGCACTTGGTCACCCACCTTCTGGATCTCGAACATCAGGAGCCTGACTATCTCCATGTTTTCCTCTCCACCTACAGAGCCTTCACCTCTACCAATAATCTCATTGGAATGCTTTTTCTCAG TGATGACGCAAACCCAATATGCTCGCAAAG TGCTTTGTTCCCAGTAATCAAGCTGTGGTTGAGGGAATACCGTGCAGACTTCCATGAGCCCCCTCAATACCAGTCTCTGCGGCTCCTATGTGCCAATTTGCGCCGGCGTGTCTGCTTCAGACGCTTGGCTCAGACCGCAGAGCGTCTGCTCAAGTCGTTCCAACAACAAG ATCCCAGCCAATTTGCGTCAGTGGACGACAAAGTACTGCCGTGCAAAGAGGAAGACGGAGACGCCTTTATGAACTTCCCTGTCACTGATGTAGCAGAGCAGCTCACCAGATTGGACATG GAACTTTTTGTCCAAGTGATACCGTTCCACTGCCTGGGCTGTGTGTGGTCACAACGCGACAAGAAGGAAAACCGCAATCTGGCACCTACCGTCCGTGCCACCATTTCCCAGTTCAATACAGTCACCAACCTCGTCATCACTTCGTTGCTTTGCCCGTCTTCTCCGAGcccctccacttcctctcccaTTTCATCACCCAGCTCGTCAAGCTTCCTCTTCCCTTTGAGTGCCCCGGGCCTAGCTCACCCCTCTCACACCAGTCCTTGCTTTCGAGCGCGTATCCTTGAGTGGTGGATCAATGTGGCACAG GCGTGCAGGCAGCTGAAgaatttttcttctttatggGCCATCCTGTCCGCCCTGCAGTCCAATGCTGTATATCGCCTCAAGAAGACCTGGATGGCTGTCAGCAA GGAGTGCATGGCTACCTTCAAGCATCTGTGTGAGACATTTCCTGACGAGAACTGTGTGCTGGCCAACCGAGAGTTCCTGACAGAG GCTGGGAGTCAGGAAGAGGTCAGTGCCAGTTCTGGGTCGCCCCTGCTCAGTTCCAAACAGATG AAGCATAAAGATGGAATTGTACCGTACTTGGGCTCCTACCTGACTGTCCTCACTATGTTGGACACAGCTCTCCCTGATTCTGTAGAG GGTGGACTGATCAACTTTGAGAAGCGCAGGCGG GAGTTTGAGATTCTGTCCCAGATTCGTCAACTGCAGGCTTCATGTTCCCAATACCAGATTCCGGCGAACCCTCGCATAACCAACTGGCTGCAGGCGCACGCGCTCCTTCTCACTGATCAGGAGAG TTATGAACTGTCTCGGGAGCTGGAACCTCCTGTCGATCCGTGTCCTACTTCTCCCAATGTATGGAGCAGTCGTTTGCTGCCTAAGAAGCTCCCCTC GTCACAAGCAACCAGTGATGGTTCTCAAGGGAAGAAGACTCATGCTGACCAGATGAGTGTGTCGTCTTCGAGCTCCAGCGGTTCTGACATGGATGACCTCGTTGTCCCTCATCTGTCCCCACTCAGGCTCATAATCAAG TCACTCTCCAGCTCAATGCACAACATCACCGAGGACTACGGCACGATGTCCTCCTcctgttcctcctcctcctcacccatgctctccagctcctcctgcAGCTCCTCCCATCCCGACCTGAGCTGCTCCTCTTTGGCGCTGAGGCCGGACTCCTCCTCATCCAGTGTCCCACCGCAGTCCGTGCTGCCCGTCTACAACAAACAGCTAGCCGATTCGTGTATCATAAGAGTCAGCATGGAGTGTGTCAACAACGGCAACGTCTACAAAAGCATTCTG CTGACCAGTCAGGATCACACACCTCAAGTCATTCAGAGGGCTCTGGACAAACACAACCTGGAGGACACTTTCAGCTGTCAGGACTTTATCCTCTGTCAGATGCTCAACAATGGAAATG AGCTCCACATCCCTGACAACGCCAACGTGTATTATGCCTTGTGCACCTCCTCCAACTATGACTTTGTCCTGCACCAGCGCTGGAAGAGCCACAGGAAAGATTGGGGCTCCTCCTCCAGTCCAGGAATTCCACGCAGTGAACGCCACACAAAGTGA
- the rgl3a gene encoding ral guanine nucleotide dissociation stimulator-like 1 isoform X3 — translation MRTVLPVSAGSDGGGSCSLHTKVGRMKKLLGLRLSHSVDAHIDKEPGVRLRSFQLLDSAEHCEEHVQEWVDEEENGAIFGITLRREPVMPSPNMPMASDCPAYSYAHYHTVKLRRLKAGTLEHLVTHLLDLEHQEPDYLHVFLSTYRAFTSTNNLIGMLFLSDDANPICSQSALFPVIKLWLREYRADFHEPPQYQSLRLLCANLRRRVCFRRLAQTAERLLKSFQQQDPSQFASVDDKVLPCKEEDGDAFMNFPVTDVAEQLTRLDMELFVQVIPFHCLGCVWSQRDKKENRNLAPTVRATISQFNTVTNLVITSLLCPSSPSPSTSSPISSPSSSSFLFPLSAPGLAHPSHTSPCFRARILEWWINVAQACRQLKNFSSLWAILSALQSNAVYRLKKTWMAVSKECMATFKHLCETFPDENCVLANREFLTEAGSQEEVSASSGSPLLSSKQMKHKDGIVPYLGSYLTVLTMLDTALPDSVEGGLINFEKRRREFEILSQIRQLQASCSQYQIPANPRITNWLQAHALLLTDQESYELSRELEPPVDPCPTSPNVWSSRLLPKKLPSSQATSDGSQGKKTHADQMSVSSSSSSGSDMDDLVVPHLSPLRLIIKSLSSSMHNITEDYGTMSSSCSSSSSPMLSSSSCSSSHPDLSCSSLALRPDSSSSSVPPQSVLPVYNKQLADSCIIRVSMECVNNGNVYKSILLTSQDHTPQVIQRALDKHNLEDTFSCQDFILCQMLNNGNELHIPDNANVYYALCTSSNYDFVLHQRWKSHRKDWGSSSSPGIPRSERHTK, via the exons GAACATGTGCAAGAATGGGTTGACGAAGAGGAGAACGGGGCAATATTTGGCATCACGCTACGGCGAGAGCCCGTCATGCCAAGTCCGAACATGCCCATGGCGTCGGACTGCCCGGCCTACAGTTATGCCCACTACCACACAGTAAAACTGCGCAGACTCAAAGCTGGCACCCTGGAGCACTTGGTCACCCACCTTCTGGATCTCGAACATCAGGAGCCTGACTATCTCCATGTTTTCCTCTCCACCTACAGAGCCTTCACCTCTACCAATAATCTCATTGGAATGCTTTTTCTCAG TGATGACGCAAACCCAATATGCTCGCAAAG TGCTTTGTTCCCAGTAATCAAGCTGTGGTTGAGGGAATACCGTGCAGACTTCCATGAGCCCCCTCAATACCAGTCTCTGCGGCTCCTATGTGCCAATTTGCGCCGGCGTGTCTGCTTCAGACGCTTGGCTCAGACCGCAGAGCGTCTGCTCAAGTCGTTCCAACAACAAG ATCCCAGCCAATTTGCGTCAGTGGACGACAAAGTACTGCCGTGCAAAGAGGAAGACGGAGACGCCTTTATGAACTTCCCTGTCACTGATGTAGCAGAGCAGCTCACCAGATTGGACATG GAACTTTTTGTCCAAGTGATACCGTTCCACTGCCTGGGCTGTGTGTGGTCACAACGCGACAAGAAGGAAAACCGCAATCTGGCACCTACCGTCCGTGCCACCATTTCCCAGTTCAATACAGTCACCAACCTCGTCATCACTTCGTTGCTTTGCCCGTCTTCTCCGAGcccctccacttcctctcccaTTTCATCACCCAGCTCGTCAAGCTTCCTCTTCCCTTTGAGTGCCCCGGGCCTAGCTCACCCCTCTCACACCAGTCCTTGCTTTCGAGCGCGTATCCTTGAGTGGTGGATCAATGTGGCACAG GCGTGCAGGCAGCTGAAgaatttttcttctttatggGCCATCCTGTCCGCCCTGCAGTCCAATGCTGTATATCGCCTCAAGAAGACCTGGATGGCTGTCAGCAA GGAGTGCATGGCTACCTTCAAGCATCTGTGTGAGACATTTCCTGACGAGAACTGTGTGCTGGCCAACCGAGAGTTCCTGACAGAG GCTGGGAGTCAGGAAGAGGTCAGTGCCAGTTCTGGGTCGCCCCTGCTCAGTTCCAAACAGATG AAGCATAAAGATGGAATTGTACCGTACTTGGGCTCCTACCTGACTGTCCTCACTATGTTGGACACAGCTCTCCCTGATTCTGTAGAG GGTGGACTGATCAACTTTGAGAAGCGCAGGCGG GAGTTTGAGATTCTGTCCCAGATTCGTCAACTGCAGGCTTCATGTTCCCAATACCAGATTCCGGCGAACCCTCGCATAACCAACTGGCTGCAGGCGCACGCGCTCCTTCTCACTGATCAGGAGAG TTATGAACTGTCTCGGGAGCTGGAACCTCCTGTCGATCCGTGTCCTACTTCTCCCAATGTATGGAGCAGTCGTTTGCTGCCTAAGAAGCTCCCCTC GTCACAAGCAACCAGTGATGGTTCTCAAGGGAAGAAGACTCATGCTGACCAGATGAGTGTGTCGTCTTCGAGCTCCAGCGGTTCTGACATGGATGACCTCGTTGTCCCTCATCTGTCCCCACTCAGGCTCATAATCAAG TCACTCTCCAGCTCAATGCACAACATCACCGAGGACTACGGCACGATGTCCTCCTcctgttcctcctcctcctcacccatgctctccagctcctcctgcAGCTCCTCCCATCCCGACCTGAGCTGCTCCTCTTTGGCGCTGAGGCCGGACTCCTCCTCATCCAGTGTCCCACCGCAGTCCGTGCTGCCCGTCTACAACAAACAGCTAGCCGATTCGTGTATCATAAGAGTCAGCATGGAGTGTGTCAACAACGGCAACGTCTACAAAAGCATTCTG CTGACCAGTCAGGATCACACACCTCAAGTCATTCAGAGGGCTCTGGACAAACACAACCTGGAGGACACTTTCAGCTGTCAGGACTTTATCCTCTGTCAGATGCTCAACAATGGAAATG AGCTCCACATCCCTGACAACGCCAACGTGTATTATGCCTTGTGCACCTCCTCCAACTATGACTTTGTCCTGCACCAGCGCTGGAAGAGCCACAGGAAAGATTGGGGCTCCTCCTCCAGTCCAGGAATTCCACGCAGTGAACGCCACACAAAGTGA
- the rgl3a gene encoding ral guanine nucleotide dissociation stimulator-like 1 isoform X2, protein MCRNNLRSVHLYRIEGRAFFLKEGSDGGGSCSLHTKVGRMKKLLGLRLSHSVDAHIDKEPGVRLRSFQLLDSAEHCEEHVQEWVDEEENGAIFGITLRREPVMPSPNMPMASDCPAYSYAHYHTVKLRRLKAGTLEHLVTHLLDLEHQEPDYLHVFLSTYRAFTSTNNLIGMLFLSDDANPICSQSALFPVIKLWLREYRADFHEPPQYQSLRLLCANLRRRVCFRRLAQTAERLLKSFQQQDPSQFASVDDKVLPCKEEDGDAFMNFPVTDVAEQLTRLDMELFVQVIPFHCLGCVWSQRDKKENRNLAPTVRATISQFNTVTNLVITSLLCPSSPSPSTSSPISSPSSSSFLFPLSAPGLAHPSHTSPCFRARILEWWINVAQACRQLKNFSSLWAILSALQSNAVYRLKKTWMAVSKECMATFKHLCETFPDENCVLANREFLTEAGSQEEVSASSGSPLLSSKQMHKDGIVPYLGSYLTVLTMLDTALPDSVEGGLINFEKRRREFEILSQIRQLQASCSQYQIPANPRITNWLQAHALLLTDQESYELSRELEPPVDPCPTSPNVWSSRLLPKKLPSSQATSDGSQGKKTHADQMSVSSSSSSGSDMDDLVVPHLSPLRLIIKSLSSSMHNITEDYGTMSSSCSSSSSPMLSSSSCSSSHPDLSCSSLALRPDSSSSSVPPQSVLPVYNKQLADSCIIRVSMECVNNGNVYKSILLTSQDHTPQVIQRALDKHNLEDTFSCQDFILCQMLNNGNELHIPDNANVYYALCTSSNYDFVLHQRWKSHRKDWGSSSSPGIPRSERHTK, encoded by the exons GAACATGTGCAAGAATGGGTTGACGAAGAGGAGAACGGGGCAATATTTGGCATCACGCTACGGCGAGAGCCCGTCATGCCAAGTCCGAACATGCCCATGGCGTCGGACTGCCCGGCCTACAGTTATGCCCACTACCACACAGTAAAACTGCGCAGACTCAAAGCTGGCACCCTGGAGCACTTGGTCACCCACCTTCTGGATCTCGAACATCAGGAGCCTGACTATCTCCATGTTTTCCTCTCCACCTACAGAGCCTTCACCTCTACCAATAATCTCATTGGAATGCTTTTTCTCAG TGATGACGCAAACCCAATATGCTCGCAAAG TGCTTTGTTCCCAGTAATCAAGCTGTGGTTGAGGGAATACCGTGCAGACTTCCATGAGCCCCCTCAATACCAGTCTCTGCGGCTCCTATGTGCCAATTTGCGCCGGCGTGTCTGCTTCAGACGCTTGGCTCAGACCGCAGAGCGTCTGCTCAAGTCGTTCCAACAACAAG ATCCCAGCCAATTTGCGTCAGTGGACGACAAAGTACTGCCGTGCAAAGAGGAAGACGGAGACGCCTTTATGAACTTCCCTGTCACTGATGTAGCAGAGCAGCTCACCAGATTGGACATG GAACTTTTTGTCCAAGTGATACCGTTCCACTGCCTGGGCTGTGTGTGGTCACAACGCGACAAGAAGGAAAACCGCAATCTGGCACCTACCGTCCGTGCCACCATTTCCCAGTTCAATACAGTCACCAACCTCGTCATCACTTCGTTGCTTTGCCCGTCTTCTCCGAGcccctccacttcctctcccaTTTCATCACCCAGCTCGTCAAGCTTCCTCTTCCCTTTGAGTGCCCCGGGCCTAGCTCACCCCTCTCACACCAGTCCTTGCTTTCGAGCGCGTATCCTTGAGTGGTGGATCAATGTGGCACAG GCGTGCAGGCAGCTGAAgaatttttcttctttatggGCCATCCTGTCCGCCCTGCAGTCCAATGCTGTATATCGCCTCAAGAAGACCTGGATGGCTGTCAGCAA GGAGTGCATGGCTACCTTCAAGCATCTGTGTGAGACATTTCCTGACGAGAACTGTGTGCTGGCCAACCGAGAGTTCCTGACAGAG GCTGGGAGTCAGGAAGAGGTCAGTGCCAGTTCTGGGTCGCCCCTGCTCAGTTCCAAACAGATG CATAAAGATGGAATTGTACCGTACTTGGGCTCCTACCTGACTGTCCTCACTATGTTGGACACAGCTCTCCCTGATTCTGTAGAG GGTGGACTGATCAACTTTGAGAAGCGCAGGCGG GAGTTTGAGATTCTGTCCCAGATTCGTCAACTGCAGGCTTCATGTTCCCAATACCAGATTCCGGCGAACCCTCGCATAACCAACTGGCTGCAGGCGCACGCGCTCCTTCTCACTGATCAGGAGAG TTATGAACTGTCTCGGGAGCTGGAACCTCCTGTCGATCCGTGTCCTACTTCTCCCAATGTATGGAGCAGTCGTTTGCTGCCTAAGAAGCTCCCCTC GTCACAAGCAACCAGTGATGGTTCTCAAGGGAAGAAGACTCATGCTGACCAGATGAGTGTGTCGTCTTCGAGCTCCAGCGGTTCTGACATGGATGACCTCGTTGTCCCTCATCTGTCCCCACTCAGGCTCATAATCAAG TCACTCTCCAGCTCAATGCACAACATCACCGAGGACTACGGCACGATGTCCTCCTcctgttcctcctcctcctcacccatgctctccagctcctcctgcAGCTCCTCCCATCCCGACCTGAGCTGCTCCTCTTTGGCGCTGAGGCCGGACTCCTCCTCATCCAGTGTCCCACCGCAGTCCGTGCTGCCCGTCTACAACAAACAGCTAGCCGATTCGTGTATCATAAGAGTCAGCATGGAGTGTGTCAACAACGGCAACGTCTACAAAAGCATTCTG CTGACCAGTCAGGATCACACACCTCAAGTCATTCAGAGGGCTCTGGACAAACACAACCTGGAGGACACTTTCAGCTGTCAGGACTTTATCCTCTGTCAGATGCTCAACAATGGAAATG AGCTCCACATCCCTGACAACGCCAACGTGTATTATGCCTTGTGCACCTCCTCCAACTATGACTTTGTCCTGCACCAGCGCTGGAAGAGCCACAGGAAAGATTGGGGCTCCTCCTCCAGTCCAGGAATTCCACGCAGTGAACGCCACACAAAGTGA
- the rgl3a gene encoding ral guanine nucleotide dissociation stimulator-like 1 isoform X4: MGTEEKWQLSMEHVQEWVDEEENGAIFGITLRREPVMPSPNMPMASDCPAYSYAHYHTVKLRRLKAGTLEHLVTHLLDLEHQEPDYLHVFLSTYRAFTSTNNLIGMLFLSDDANPICSQSALFPVIKLWLREYRADFHEPPQYQSLRLLCANLRRRVCFRRLAQTAERLLKSFQQQDPSQFASVDDKVLPCKEEDGDAFMNFPVTDVAEQLTRLDMELFVQVIPFHCLGCVWSQRDKKENRNLAPTVRATISQFNTVTNLVITSLLCPSSPSPSTSSPISSPSSSSFLFPLSAPGLAHPSHTSPCFRARILEWWINVAQACRQLKNFSSLWAILSALQSNAVYRLKKTWMAVSKECMATFKHLCETFPDENCVLANREFLTEAGSQEEVSASSGSPLLSSKQMKHKDGIVPYLGSYLTVLTMLDTALPDSVEGGLINFEKRRREFEILSQIRQLQASCSQYQIPANPRITNWLQAHALLLTDQESYELSRELEPPVDPCPTSPNVWSSRLLPKKLPSSQATSDGSQGKKTHADQMSVSSSSSSGSDMDDLVVPHLSPLRLIIKSLSSSMHNITEDYGTMSSSCSSSSSPMLSSSSCSSSHPDLSCSSLALRPDSSSSSVPPQSVLPVYNKQLADSCIIRVSMECVNNGNVYKSILLTSQDHTPQVIQRALDKHNLEDTFSCQDFILCQMLNNGNELHIPDNANVYYALCTSSNYDFVLHQRWKSHRKDWGSSSSPGIPRSERHTK, translated from the exons GAACATGTGCAAGAATGGGTTGACGAAGAGGAGAACGGGGCAATATTTGGCATCACGCTACGGCGAGAGCCCGTCATGCCAAGTCCGAACATGCCCATGGCGTCGGACTGCCCGGCCTACAGTTATGCCCACTACCACACAGTAAAACTGCGCAGACTCAAAGCTGGCACCCTGGAGCACTTGGTCACCCACCTTCTGGATCTCGAACATCAGGAGCCTGACTATCTCCATGTTTTCCTCTCCACCTACAGAGCCTTCACCTCTACCAATAATCTCATTGGAATGCTTTTTCTCAG TGATGACGCAAACCCAATATGCTCGCAAAG TGCTTTGTTCCCAGTAATCAAGCTGTGGTTGAGGGAATACCGTGCAGACTTCCATGAGCCCCCTCAATACCAGTCTCTGCGGCTCCTATGTGCCAATTTGCGCCGGCGTGTCTGCTTCAGACGCTTGGCTCAGACCGCAGAGCGTCTGCTCAAGTCGTTCCAACAACAAG ATCCCAGCCAATTTGCGTCAGTGGACGACAAAGTACTGCCGTGCAAAGAGGAAGACGGAGACGCCTTTATGAACTTCCCTGTCACTGATGTAGCAGAGCAGCTCACCAGATTGGACATG GAACTTTTTGTCCAAGTGATACCGTTCCACTGCCTGGGCTGTGTGTGGTCACAACGCGACAAGAAGGAAAACCGCAATCTGGCACCTACCGTCCGTGCCACCATTTCCCAGTTCAATACAGTCACCAACCTCGTCATCACTTCGTTGCTTTGCCCGTCTTCTCCGAGcccctccacttcctctcccaTTTCATCACCCAGCTCGTCAAGCTTCCTCTTCCCTTTGAGTGCCCCGGGCCTAGCTCACCCCTCTCACACCAGTCCTTGCTTTCGAGCGCGTATCCTTGAGTGGTGGATCAATGTGGCACAG GCGTGCAGGCAGCTGAAgaatttttcttctttatggGCCATCCTGTCCGCCCTGCAGTCCAATGCTGTATATCGCCTCAAGAAGACCTGGATGGCTGTCAGCAA GGAGTGCATGGCTACCTTCAAGCATCTGTGTGAGACATTTCCTGACGAGAACTGTGTGCTGGCCAACCGAGAGTTCCTGACAGAG GCTGGGAGTCAGGAAGAGGTCAGTGCCAGTTCTGGGTCGCCCCTGCTCAGTTCCAAACAGATG AAGCATAAAGATGGAATTGTACCGTACTTGGGCTCCTACCTGACTGTCCTCACTATGTTGGACACAGCTCTCCCTGATTCTGTAGAG GGTGGACTGATCAACTTTGAGAAGCGCAGGCGG GAGTTTGAGATTCTGTCCCAGATTCGTCAACTGCAGGCTTCATGTTCCCAATACCAGATTCCGGCGAACCCTCGCATAACCAACTGGCTGCAGGCGCACGCGCTCCTTCTCACTGATCAGGAGAG TTATGAACTGTCTCGGGAGCTGGAACCTCCTGTCGATCCGTGTCCTACTTCTCCCAATGTATGGAGCAGTCGTTTGCTGCCTAAGAAGCTCCCCTC GTCACAAGCAACCAGTGATGGTTCTCAAGGGAAGAAGACTCATGCTGACCAGATGAGTGTGTCGTCTTCGAGCTCCAGCGGTTCTGACATGGATGACCTCGTTGTCCCTCATCTGTCCCCACTCAGGCTCATAATCAAG TCACTCTCCAGCTCAATGCACAACATCACCGAGGACTACGGCACGATGTCCTCCTcctgttcctcctcctcctcacccatgctctccagctcctcctgcAGCTCCTCCCATCCCGACCTGAGCTGCTCCTCTTTGGCGCTGAGGCCGGACTCCTCCTCATCCAGTGTCCCACCGCAGTCCGTGCTGCCCGTCTACAACAAACAGCTAGCCGATTCGTGTATCATAAGAGTCAGCATGGAGTGTGTCAACAACGGCAACGTCTACAAAAGCATTCTG CTGACCAGTCAGGATCACACACCTCAAGTCATTCAGAGGGCTCTGGACAAACACAACCTGGAGGACACTTTCAGCTGTCAGGACTTTATCCTCTGTCAGATGCTCAACAATGGAAATG AGCTCCACATCCCTGACAACGCCAACGTGTATTATGCCTTGTGCACCTCCTCCAACTATGACTTTGTCCTGCACCAGCGCTGGAAGAGCCACAGGAAAGATTGGGGCTCCTCCTCCAGTCCAGGAATTCCACGCAGTGAACGCCACACAAAGTGA